One Trichoderma asperellum chromosome 5, complete sequence genomic region harbors:
- a CDS encoding uncharacterized protein (EggNog:ENOG41): MSTPLDNAMRSKNLLLAFGAAVTAAAAWTIFGGDIFPAQEDPKGDPETWTREEMRRWLAARNLFPHKKDTREELLARVLANMRHPRT; encoded by the exons ATGTCTACTCCGCTAGACAATGCGATGAGATCCAAG AATCTACTGCTTG CCTTTGGAGCTGCAGTCAccgcggcagcagcttggACCATCTTTGGCGGGGACATTTTTCCTGCTCAAGAAGACCCCAAAGGCGATCCAGAAACGTGGACCAGAGAAGAGATGCGAAGATGGCTAGCCGCA AGAAACCTCTTTCCGCATAAGAAGGATACCCgggaggagctgctcgcCAGGGTATTGGCGAATATGAGGCATCCCAGGACATGA